The following coding sequences are from one Deinococcus aerius window:
- a CDS encoding zinc-dependent alcohol dehydrogenase, which translates to MSHAAAVLTGPGQIALTERELPAAAPGEVVVEVRTVGVCGSDIHMFADGRIGNIEIERPLVLGHEFMGVVVQAPEGTLDGDDRPLKVGNRVAVEPHVACGHCRECREGNPNLCTRHTFMGVYPRDGALQQYLTVPAHNCFVLPGGVTDNGGAMLEPLGVALHALRLGHVNVGDRAAVVGAGPIGLLLVQLLKLAGVTALHVIEPLAWRRDFAARSGATSVAATYDPAEDSRSDVVFEAGWADDSVQTSALLARPGARVVLVGIPGDDRCTVQHSLARRKGLSLIFSRRMAHTYPEAIALVERGMVDVDALVSDVFPLSQVQRAFERHSRYEDGVIKVIVQVG; encoded by the coding sequence ATGAGTCACGCCGCCGCCGTCCTGACCGGCCCGGGCCAGATCGCCCTGACCGAACGCGAGCTGCCCGCCGCCGCTCCCGGTGAGGTCGTGGTCGAGGTTCGCACCGTCGGCGTGTGCGGCTCGGACATCCACATGTTCGCGGACGGGCGCATTGGCAACATCGAGATCGAGCGGCCCCTCGTCCTCGGTCATGAATTCATGGGCGTGGTGGTGCAGGCGCCGGAGGGGACCCTGGACGGGGATGACCGGCCTTTGAAGGTAGGGAACCGGGTGGCCGTCGAGCCGCACGTGGCCTGCGGACATTGCCGGGAGTGCCGCGAGGGGAACCCCAACCTCTGCACCCGCCACACCTTTATGGGCGTGTACCCGCGCGACGGGGCGCTCCAGCAGTACCTCACCGTGCCCGCCCACAACTGCTTCGTCCTGCCGGGGGGCGTGACGGACAACGGCGGCGCGATGCTCGAACCGCTGGGGGTGGCCCTCCACGCGCTGCGGCTGGGGCACGTGAACGTGGGGGACCGGGCCGCCGTCGTGGGGGCGGGACCCATCGGATTACTGCTCGTTCAACTGCTGAAACTCGCGGGGGTCACCGCCCTGCACGTCATCGAGCCGCTGGCCTGGCGCCGGGACTTCGCCGCCCGCAGCGGCGCGACCTCGGTGGCCGCCACCTACGACCCCGCCGAGGACTCCCGCTCCGACGTGGTGTTCGAGGCGGGCTGGGCGGACGACTCCGTGCAGACTTCGGCGCTGCTGGCCCGTCCGGGCGCGAGGGTCGTCCTCGTCGGGATTCCGGGGGACGACCGCTGTACGGTGCAACACTCGCTCGCCCGGCGCAAGGGCCTCTCGCTGATCTTTTCCCGGCGGATGGCACACACCTACCCGGAAGCGATTGCCCTCGTCGAGCGCGGCATGGTGGATGTGGACGCTCTCGTCAGCGACGTGTTCCCGCTCTCGCAGGTCCAGCGCGCCTTCGAGCGCCACTCACGCTACGAGGACGGCGTGATCAAGGTGATCGTGCAGGTGGGGTAG
- a CDS encoding arabinan endo-1,5-alpha-L-arabinosidase: MRRTAPLLLLTLGSAALGGGDRPTQPILKGDLQIHDPTLLRVGHAYVAMGTGYENVDGGTLRIKTSRDGITWTDAGTLGDTQPAWVEKQLGTTPPNLWAPHLFARGGTTYLYFAASLFGKNTSAIGLMTNAHLDPNNPAKGWVDQGVVMTSKAGDTFNAIDPARIDTPDGRAWLAFGSYWDGIKLRELDPVSGKLRAGNPKLYSLASRAGDAIEAASVLRHGGYYYLFVSFDRCCAGLDSTYRIMVGRAKNVTGPYVDQEGVPMLQGGGSQLQATSGRFIGPGGQEAIHDGSRDLLVYHYYDGDQGGTPQLQVSPLRWGEGGWPTLDPLPQGGQP; encoded by the coding sequence ATGAGACGGACCGCCCCTCTTCTCCTGCTCACGCTGGGCTCCGCCGCATTAGGCGGGGGTGACCGGCCCACCCAGCCCATCCTGAAGGGCGACCTGCAAATCCACGATCCCACCCTGCTGCGCGTCGGCCACGCCTACGTGGCGATGGGCACGGGCTACGAGAACGTGGACGGCGGCACCCTGCGGATCAAGACCTCGCGCGACGGCATCACCTGGACGGACGCGGGCACGCTGGGGGACACGCAACCCGCCTGGGTGGAAAAGCAGCTCGGGACCACGCCGCCCAACCTGTGGGCGCCGCACCTCTTCGCGCGGGGGGGCACGACCTACCTGTACTTCGCCGCGTCCCTCTTCGGGAAGAACACCAGCGCCATCGGCCTGATGACCAACGCGCACCTCGACCCGAACAATCCGGCGAAAGGCTGGGTGGATCAGGGCGTGGTGATGACCAGCAAGGCGGGCGACACCTTCAACGCCATCGATCCGGCCCGTATCGACACGCCGGACGGGCGGGCGTGGCTGGCCTTCGGGTCCTACTGGGACGGGATCAAGCTGCGCGAACTCGACCCGGTGAGCGGCAAGCTGAGGGCGGGCAATCCGAAGCTCTACAGCCTCGCCTCGCGCGCGGGCGACGCCATCGAGGCGGCCTCGGTCCTGCGACACGGCGGCTATTACTACCTGTTCGTGTCCTTCGACCGCTGCTGCGCCGGGCTGGACAGCACCTACCGCATCATGGTGGGCCGGGCGAAGAACGTGACCGGGCCGTACGTCGATCAGGAAGGTGTGCCCATGCTGCAAGGCGGGGGGAGCCAGCTTCAGGCCACCTCTGGGCGCTTCATCGGGCCGGGCGGGCAGGAAGCCATCCACGACGGCTCGCGCGACCTGCTCGTGTACCACTACTACGACGGGGACCAGGGGGGCACGCCGCAGCTTCAGGTTTCGCCGTTGCGCTGGGGCGAGGGCGGCTGGCCCACGCTCGATCCCCTGCCCCAGGGAGGCCAGCCATGA
- a CDS encoding extracellular solute-binding protein encodes MRHRIIALGLTVSAALASAAHAQTKIVFWDFFGGGDGIRMKQIVDTFNSSQKDIVVQRTTQTWGNPFYTKVHTGVVSGQVPDVMTYHLSHLPAGLQGKDLRPLTPAELAQAGLKPTDFQANLVNTMTGDAKAQTGQASWYAVPLDTHTFVLYLNKDLLKKAGVLGANGQLTGANSIAGMTSVLRQIKAKTGVTPLGLSTNQDPASLWRLWYTLFLQQGGTMVKGGKLDLTDLDTKGKAALQTIADWTKEGLVTKNTAYPANVALFTAGRTAIMANGNWEVPTMVDAKTKGTLKFDYGVASFPKLYANNRTWADSHMLAIPANAKGQLSPEKLRAVMTFIGYVQKQGGLTWAGGGHIPAYLPTQRSAAFKALQPNVQYSATSARDATLEPTLPIFGVGGPVYDAVGNNFTPVVLGQLTVDQGMGKFKTALQNFNK; translated from the coding sequence ATGCGTCACAGGATCATTGCCCTCGGCCTCACGGTGTCCGCCGCCCTCGCAAGCGCTGCCCACGCGCAGACCAAGATCGTGTTCTGGGACTTTTTCGGTGGCGGTGACGGCATCCGCATGAAGCAGATCGTGGACACCTTCAACAGCTCGCAGAAGGACATCGTGGTGCAGCGGACCACTCAGACATGGGGCAACCCCTTCTACACGAAGGTCCACACCGGCGTGGTCTCGGGCCAGGTGCCCGACGTAATGACCTACCACCTCTCGCACCTGCCCGCCGGACTTCAGGGCAAGGATTTGCGGCCCCTCACCCCCGCGGAACTGGCCCAGGCGGGCCTGAAGCCGACTGACTTCCAGGCCAACCTGGTGAATACCATGACCGGGGACGCCAAGGCGCAGACCGGGCAGGCGAGCTGGTACGCCGTTCCGCTCGACACCCACACCTTCGTGCTGTACCTCAACAAGGACCTGCTGAAGAAGGCGGGCGTGCTGGGCGCGAACGGCCAGCTCACCGGCGCGAACAGCATCGCGGGCATGACGAGCGTGCTGCGCCAGATCAAGGCCAAGACCGGCGTGACGCCCCTGGGCCTGAGCACCAACCAGGACCCCGCCTCCCTCTGGCGGCTGTGGTACACCCTGTTCCTGCAACAGGGCGGGACGATGGTGAAGGGCGGCAAGCTCGACCTGACCGACCTCGACACCAAGGGCAAGGCCGCGCTGCAAACCATCGCCGACTGGACCAAGGAGGGCCTGGTCACCAAGAACACGGCGTACCCCGCGAACGTCGCCCTGTTCACCGCCGGGCGCACCGCCATCATGGCGAACGGCAACTGGGAGGTGCCCACGATGGTGGACGCCAAGACCAAGGGGACGCTGAAGTTCGACTACGGCGTGGCGAGCTTTCCCAAGCTGTACGCCAACAACAGGACCTGGGCCGACTCGCACATGCTGGCGATCCCCGCCAACGCCAAGGGCCAGCTCAGCCCGGAAAAGCTGAGGGCCGTGATGACCTTTATCGGCTACGTGCAGAAGCAGGGCGGCCTGACCTGGGCGGGCGGCGGCCACATCCCCGCCTACCTGCCCACCCAGCGCAGCGCGGCCTTCAAGGCGCTGCAACCCAACGTGCAGTACAGCGCGACCTCGGCCCGGGACGCCACCCTGGAACCCACCCTGCCCATCTTCGGCGTCGGCGGCCCGGTGTACGACGCGGTGGGCAACAACTTCACGCCGGTGGTGCTGGGGCAACTGACGGTGGACCAGGGCATGGGCAAGTTCAAGACGGCTCTCCAGAACTTCAACAAGTAA
- a CDS encoding PucR family transcriptional regulator, producing the protein MPAPSAPELPDAALLALPGVAALLSALRGAVASAQPERELTALLARLTGGFAEIRASWGDVVASAGRAAGPPVTLRLSHGDASGERHVGTLTLAVPGAWAALAPVAAEYALLARLQSAAAGAARRRVGERTLDALLSGTAPEDRLEDPEPVAVAVAALARPPAPGAVARHAQAHALDVLAAVGEGYFLERGLAAHSTVRGERAVWLWHPADLEREAQGLHAALTASTARDVRLGVSGKHPGIRHTRTAEREARHALAATRQERAFTTYHAMDPLYALLAGGALSTLRDQVRARLALLGDGGRVEATLRAYLGFPGPLPDLARRLNIHVNTLRYRLRRAEEALGGSLHDPALLARLYLAFEAEGRREEEAGAPGGVVE; encoded by the coding sequence ATGCCCGCCCCGTCTGCCCCCGAGCTTCCCGACGCCGCCCTGCTGGCGCTGCCAGGTGTCGCCGCGCTGCTCTCCGCCCTGCGGGGGGCGGTGGCGAGCGCGCAGCCCGAGCGTGAATTGACGGCGTTGCTCGCCCGGCTGACCGGGGGCTTCGCCGAGATTCGCGCGAGCTGGGGCGATGTGGTCGCCTCGGCGGGGCGGGCGGCGGGACCCCCCGTCACGCTGCGGCTCTCGCACGGGGACGCAAGTGGGGAGCGGCACGTGGGGACGCTGACGCTGGCGGTGCCGGGGGCGTGGGCGGCCCTGGCGCCCGTGGCGGCGGAATACGCCCTGCTCGCCCGGCTCCAGTCGGCGGCGGCGGGGGCGGCGCGGCGCCGGGTGGGGGAGCGCACCCTGGACGCGCTGCTCTCGGGCACGGCGCCCGAGGACCGCCTGGAGGACCCCGAGCCGGTGGCGGTGGCGGTGGCGGCTCTCGCCCGTCCGCCCGCACCGGGAGCCGTGGCCCGGCACGCCCAGGCCCACGCGCTCGACGTGCTGGCCGCCGTGGGCGAGGGGTACTTCCTGGAACGCGGCCTCGCGGCCCACTCGACCGTGCGCGGGGAGCGGGCGGTGTGGCTGTGGCACCCCGCCGACCTGGAGCGCGAGGCGCAGGGTCTGCACGCGGCCCTGACCGCCAGCACCGCCCGGGACGTGCGGCTGGGGGTCAGCGGAAAACACCCGGGCATCCGGCACACGCGCACCGCCGAGCGCGAGGCCCGCCACGCCCTCGCCGCGACCCGGCAGGAGCGGGCCTTCACGACCTACCACGCGATGGACCCGCTGTACGCCTTGCTGGCGGGCGGCGCCCTCTCGACCCTGCGCGATCAGGTGCGTGCCCGCCTCGCCCTTCTTGGCGACGGGGGCCGGGTGGAGGCGACCCTGCGGGCCTACCTGGGCTTTCCCGGTCCCCTGCCCGACCTCGCCCGGCGGCTGAACATCCACGTCAACACGCTGCGCTACCGCCTGCGCCGCGCCGAGGAGGCCCTGGGCGGGAGCCTGCACGACCCGGCGCTGCTGGCCCGCCTGTACCTCGCCTTCGAGGCCGAGGGGCGGCGAGAGGAGGAGGCGGGGGCACCCGGCGGCGTGGTGGAGTGA
- a CDS encoding L-ribulose-5-phosphate 4-epimerase produces MYEDLRADLTRLHLELPKNGLVTWTSGNISARAREHMVIKPSGVTFEDLTPESMVVTDLEANVVEGKFSPSSDTATHAYIYRHLPEVGGIVHTHSPYATAWAANAREIPCVLTAMADEFGGPIPCGGFALIGGEEIGAEVVRVLRGHRSPAIILQNHGVFTVGPTPKAALKAAVMCEDVARTVFLAFQLGAVQLIAQEHIDRLYDRYTNVYGQRSGTPAKGPA; encoded by the coding sequence ATGTACGAGGACCTGCGAGCGGACCTCACCCGGCTGCACCTGGAACTGCCGAAAAACGGCCTGGTCACCTGGACCAGTGGCAACATCAGCGCCCGTGCCAGGGAGCACATGGTCATCAAGCCCAGCGGCGTCACCTTTGAGGACCTGACGCCGGAGAGCATGGTCGTCACCGATCTGGAGGCGAACGTAGTGGAGGGCAAGTTCAGCCCCTCCTCCGACACCGCCACGCACGCCTACATCTACCGCCATCTGCCGGAGGTCGGCGGCATCGTCCACACCCACAGCCCCTACGCGACGGCCTGGGCCGCCAATGCCCGCGAGATTCCCTGCGTCCTGACCGCGATGGCCGACGAGTTCGGCGGGCCGATCCCCTGCGGCGGCTTCGCCCTCATCGGCGGGGAGGAGATCGGTGCGGAGGTGGTGCGGGTGCTGCGCGGCCACCGCTCGCCCGCGATCATCCTGCAAAACCACGGGGTCTTCACGGTCGGCCCCACCCCGAAAGCCGCCCTCAAGGCCGCCGTGATGTGCGAGGACGTGGCGCGGACCGTCTTCCTCGCCTTCCAGCTCGGGGCCGTCCAACTCATCGCGCAGGAGCATATCGACAGGCTCTACGACCGCTACACCAACGTGTACGGGCAGAGGTCCGGCACACCCGCGAAAGGACCCGCATGA
- the araB gene encoding ribulokinase, which translates to MPERYAVGVDFGSESGRAVVVRVSDGAVLGEGVTPYAHAVMDRTLPTGEKLGKEWALQHPQDYLDVFQQAVPAALKISGVSPDDVIGLGIDFTACTMLPTTADGTPLCFLPEYARRPHAWVKLWKHHASQPQADRINALAEGRGEFWLPRYGGKQSSEWFFAKAHQILEEDPELYGASERLIEAADWVVWQLTGVETRNACTAGYKAIHQDGHFPDQGYFAALHPDFADVVQTRMKEDLAPLGGKAGELTPQAASWTGLKPGTAVAVANVDAHVTLPAAGVTEPGRLVAIMGTSTCHVLLGDELREVPGMCGVVPGGVVPGLYGYEAGQSGVGDIFAWFVKNGVPPEYHEQARREGISLHALLEREASTQAPGEHGLVALDWINGNRSVLVDANLSGMILGLTLGTRAPDIYRALIEATAYGTRVIVENFEQSGVPVNEIVISGGLKRNRMLMQIYADVTGRPLSVLDVEQGPAVGSAMHAAVAAGEYPDIFAAAKCMGKARRDAFVPDAKNQRTYDKLYGEYVTLHDYFGRGANEVMHRLKAMRRAD; encoded by the coding sequence ATGCCTGAACGCTACGCGGTCGGGGTGGACTTCGGCAGCGAGTCCGGCCGCGCCGTGGTCGTCCGCGTCTCCGACGGCGCGGTGCTGGGCGAGGGCGTGACCCCCTACGCCCACGCCGTGATGGACCGCACCCTGCCCACCGGAGAGAAATTGGGCAAAGAATGGGCCTTGCAGCACCCCCAGGACTACCTGGACGTGTTCCAGCAGGCCGTCCCGGCTGCCCTGAAGATTTCCGGCGTCTCCCCCGACGACGTGATCGGCCTCGGCATCGACTTCACCGCCTGCACGATGCTGCCGACCACGGCGGACGGCACGCCGCTGTGCTTCCTCCCGGAGTACGCGCGCCGCCCACATGCCTGGGTGAAGCTCTGGAAGCACCACGCCTCGCAGCCGCAGGCGGACCGCATCAACGCGCTGGCCGAGGGGCGGGGCGAGTTCTGGCTGCCCCGCTACGGCGGCAAGCAGTCCTCGGAGTGGTTCTTCGCCAAGGCACACCAGATTCTGGAGGAGGACCCGGAGCTTTACGGGGCGAGCGAGCGCCTGATCGAGGCCGCCGACTGGGTGGTGTGGCAACTGACGGGCGTGGAGACCCGCAACGCCTGCACGGCGGGGTACAAGGCCATTCACCAGGACGGGCATTTCCCGGATCAGGGCTACTTCGCGGCATTGCACCCGGACTTCGCGGACGTGGTGCAGACGCGAATGAAGGAGGACCTGGCGCCTCTCGGAGGCAAGGCCGGGGAGTTGACGCCTCAAGCGGCTTCCTGGACCGGACTCAAGCCGGGCACCGCCGTCGCCGTCGCCAACGTGGACGCGCACGTGACGCTGCCCGCTGCCGGGGTGACCGAGCCGGGGCGGCTGGTGGCGATCATGGGCACGAGCACGTGTCACGTCCTCCTCGGGGACGAGTTGCGCGAGGTGCCCGGCATGTGCGGGGTGGTGCCGGGGGGCGTCGTGCCCGGCCTGTACGGCTACGAGGCGGGGCAGAGCGGCGTGGGCGACATCTTCGCCTGGTTCGTGAAGAACGGCGTTCCGCCCGAGTATCACGAGCAGGCGCGGCGGGAGGGGATCAGCCTGCACGCCCTGTTGGAGCGGGAGGCGTCCACCCAGGCCCCCGGCGAACACGGCCTGGTCGCCCTCGACTGGATCAACGGCAACCGCAGCGTGCTGGTGGACGCCAACCTCAGCGGCATGATCCTGGGCCTGACGCTGGGGACACGGGCGCCGGACATCTACCGCGCCCTGATCGAGGCGACGGCTTACGGCACGCGGGTCATCGTCGAGAACTTCGAGCAAAGCGGCGTGCCCGTCAACGAGATCGTCATCTCCGGCGGGCTCAAGCGCAACCGGATGCTGATGCAGATTTACGCGGACGTGACGGGCCGCCCGCTGAGTGTCCTCGACGTGGAGCAGGGTCCAGCGGTGGGGAGCGCGATGCACGCCGCTGTCGCAGCGGGCGAATACCCCGACATCTTCGCCGCCGCCAAATGCATGGGGAAGGCGCGGCGGGACGCCTTCGTGCCCGACGCAAAAAATCAGCGGACCTACGACAAGCTCTACGGCGAATACGTCACCCTGCACGACTACTTCGGGCGCGGCGCGAATGAGGTCATGCACCGACTGAAGGCGATGAGGAGGGCCGACTGA
- a CDS encoding alpha-N-arabinofuranosidase, with protein sequence MDQNRATVSLNTQRTVAEISPLIFGGFAEHMGRCIYEGIYDPGSPLADENGIRQDVVAALKEINFRIMRYPGGNFVSGYRWTDGIGPKEQRPRRRALAWRSIETNQFGPHEFMEFAREIKTEPMWAVNLGTGTIQEAADLVEYMNLPTGTLYSDLRAKNGHPEPYGVKYWCLGNEMDGPWQIGQMDAATYAEKAVQAAKLMRWMDPTIQTIACGSSATAMPGYPDWDLTVLGHAYDHIDYFSMHHYAANPYPTISNTERLPIDTDSYLASSVHFEEHADTLAAAIRVSKAKRRSKKDVHLCWDEWNVWYRAKGGDGEWSEAPHILEEEYNLEDALVVATWLNTFLRKADIVKIACLAQIVNVIAPIMTRKDGLFKQTIFYPLTLFSNHASGYALDALVRAPLRETNRHGPVPQLDASASFDPATGKGAVFLVNRSQTQPLVTHLCWEDEAPQSVTRAWQMSGEDPFAGNSFEQPDNVVPYEFTPPRLEGRAVTLELPPLSFTALLTQHAQG encoded by the coding sequence ATGGACCAGAACCGTGCGACCGTCTCCCTCAACACCCAGCGCACCGTCGCGGAGATCTCCCCGCTGATCTTCGGGGGCTTTGCCGAGCATATGGGCCGCTGCATCTACGAGGGCATCTACGACCCGGGCTCGCCGCTGGCCGACGAGAACGGCATCCGGCAGGACGTGGTGGCCGCGCTGAAGGAGATCAATTTCCGCATCATGCGCTACCCCGGCGGGAACTTCGTCTCCGGCTACCGCTGGACCGACGGCATCGGCCCGAAGGAGCAGCGCCCCCGCCGCCGCGCCCTGGCCTGGCGCTCCATCGAGACCAACCAGTTCGGCCCGCACGAGTTCATGGAGTTCGCCCGGGAGATCAAGACCGAGCCCATGTGGGCGGTCAACCTGGGGACGGGCACCATCCAGGAGGCCGCCGACCTGGTGGAGTATATGAACCTTCCCACCGGGACGCTCTACAGCGACCTGCGCGCGAAGAACGGCCACCCCGAGCCCTACGGGGTCAAATACTGGTGCCTGGGCAACGAGATGGACGGTCCCTGGCAGATCGGCCAGATGGACGCGGCGACCTACGCCGAAAAGGCCGTGCAGGCGGCCAAGCTGATGCGCTGGATGGACCCCACGATCCAGACCATCGCCTGCGGCTCGTCGGCGACCGCCATGCCCGGCTACCCCGACTGGGACCTGACGGTGCTGGGCCACGCCTACGACCACATCGACTACTTCTCCATGCACCACTACGCGGCCAACCCCTACCCGACGATCTCCAACACCGAGCGGCTGCCGATTGACACCGACTCCTACCTGGCGAGCAGCGTCCACTTCGAGGAACACGCCGACACGCTGGCCGCCGCCATCCGCGTGTCGAAGGCGAAGCGGCGCTCAAAGAAGGACGTGCACCTCTGCTGGGACGAGTGGAACGTCTGGTACCGCGCCAAGGGCGGCGACGGCGAGTGGAGCGAGGCGCCGCACATCCTGGAGGAGGAGTACAACCTGGAGGACGCGCTGGTCGTGGCGACCTGGCTGAACACCTTCCTCCGCAAGGCCGACATCGTGAAGATCGCCTGCCTCGCGCAGATCGTGAACGTGATCGCGCCGATCATGACCCGCAAAGACGGGCTGTTCAAGCAGACCATCTTCTACCCGCTGACGCTCTTCAGCAACCACGCGAGCGGGTATGCGCTGGACGCGCTGGTGAGGGCGCCGCTGCGCGAGACCAACCGCCACGGCCCCGTGCCGCAGCTCGACGCCTCCGCGAGCTTCGACCCGGCGACGGGCAAGGGGGCCGTGTTCCTGGTGAATCGGTCACAGACCCAGCCGCTCGTCACGCACCTCTGCTGGGAGGATGAGGCGCCGCAGAGCGTGACGCGGGCCTGGCAGATGTCCGGCGAGGACCCCTTCGCGGGCAATTCCTTCGAGCAGCCGGACAACGTGGTGCCCTACGAGTTCACGCCGCCTCGCCTGGAGGGCCGCGCGGTCACGCTGGAGCTGCCGCCCCTGTCCTTCACCGCCCTGCTGACCCAGCACGCTCAGGGCTGA
- a CDS encoding carbohydrate ABC transporter permease: MLETVSKPGRLVSQEKQMQLRRRGITALLMVAPFLLIYLVFLIYPSLRVLQLSLTNADLTGQGQYVGLSNYARLLREPTFWTALLNTLYFILLTVIPNTLVGLGLALLVVRLKRLKGLVLACFFLPYVLPVSVVTNIWNWVLDSNFGIVNTLTHSTLAWFQDPVWAMPAVAFVTVWWTVGFNILLFIAGLQNIPPEIYEAAALDGASGFRLFRSITWPNLWPVTSLILLLQLIAQFKIFDQVYLLTSGGPFDKTLVLLLYSYREGFQQQHGGYASTIGVVLMVVILAASLLQVRVLNRGERA; this comes from the coding sequence ATGCTCGAAACCGTTTCCAAACCGGGGCGTCTGGTCAGCCAGGAAAAGCAGATGCAGCTTCGCAGGCGGGGAATCACGGCCCTCTTGATGGTCGCGCCCTTCCTGCTGATCTACCTGGTGTTCCTGATCTACCCCTCGCTGCGGGTGCTGCAACTGAGCCTCACCAATGCCGACCTCACCGGGCAGGGGCAGTACGTCGGGCTGAGCAACTACGCTCGGCTGCTGCGCGAGCCCACCTTCTGGACCGCGCTGCTGAACACGCTGTACTTCATCCTGCTGACGGTCATCCCCAACACCCTGGTCGGGCTGGGGCTGGCGCTGCTGGTGGTGCGGCTTAAGCGGCTCAAGGGGCTGGTGCTCGCCTGCTTCTTCCTGCCCTACGTCCTGCCGGTCAGCGTGGTCACCAACATCTGGAACTGGGTGCTGGACTCGAACTTCGGCATCGTGAACACCCTGACCCACAGCACCCTCGCGTGGTTCCAGGACCCCGTGTGGGCGATGCCCGCCGTCGCGTTCGTGACGGTGTGGTGGACGGTGGGCTTCAACATCCTGCTGTTCATCGCGGGCCTCCAGAACATTCCCCCGGAAATCTACGAGGCCGCCGCGCTCGACGGGGCGTCGGGCTTCCGGCTGTTCCGCTCGATCACTTGGCCCAACCTCTGGCCAGTGACCAGCCTGATCCTGCTGCTGCAACTGATCGCCCAGTTCAAGATCTTCGACCAGGTCTACCTGCTCACGAGCGGCGGCCCCTTCGACAAGACGCTCGTGCTGCTGCTCTACTCCTACCGCGAGGGCTTTCAGCAGCAGCACGGCGGCTACGCCTCGACCATCGGCGTGGTGCTGATGGTGGTGATCCTGGCCGCCTCGCTGCTCCAGGTGAGGGTGCTGAACCGGGGGGAACGCGCATGA
- the araA gene encoding L-arabinose isomerase yields the protein MTTLAQTVPQAQAPVHLAPAEVWFVCGSQHLYGPEALEQVAEHAAIIGQALNESPSIPLEVVTKGVLTTPEDIRRLCREADSDPKCAGLVLWMHTFSPSKMWIGGLSTLKKPFAHLHTQFDRELPWDSLDMDYMNLNQSAHGDREAGFLHTRLRLERKVVVGHWSDPEVHARLGSWARAAWAWHDLQGAKFARFGDNMRDVAVTEGDKVSAEMRFGFAVNAFPVGDLAERVNAATEGEVDALIQTYLSEYEVATELQPGGERHSSLRDGARIELGLRAFLEEGGFKGFTDNFQDLHGLKQLPGLATQRLMADGYGFGGEGDWKTAALVRAMKVMAQGLEGGTSFMEDYTYHLEPGNHQVLGAHMLEVCPTIAASKPRLEVHPLGIGGKEDPVRLVFDASVGRAINVSLMDLGNRFRFLVNEVEAVDHPELPKLPVARAVWECQPDFKTACAAWIYAGGAHHTGYSSAVTTEMIEDFAAIAGVELVVIDAHTRLREFRQNLRLNDLYYVLAQGLRA from the coding sequence ATGACGACCCTCGCCCAGACCGTCCCCCAGGCCCAGGCCCCCGTCCACCTCGCCCCCGCCGAGGTGTGGTTCGTCTGCGGCTCGCAGCACCTGTACGGCCCGGAGGCTCTTGAGCAGGTCGCCGAACACGCCGCCATCATCGGCCAGGCGCTGAACGAAAGCCCCTCCATCCCGCTCGAAGTCGTCACCAAGGGCGTGCTGACTACCCCGGAGGACATCCGCCGCCTGTGCCGGGAGGCGGACAGCGACCCCAAGTGCGCCGGGCTGGTCCTCTGGATGCACACCTTCTCGCCGTCGAAGATGTGGATCGGCGGGCTGAGTACGCTGAAAAAGCCCTTCGCCCACCTGCACACCCAGTTCGACCGGGAACTCCCCTGGGACAGCCTGGACATGGACTACATGAACCTCAACCAGTCCGCGCACGGCGACCGGGAGGCGGGCTTCCTGCACACCCGGCTGCGGCTGGAACGCAAGGTGGTCGTGGGCCACTGGTCGGACCCCGAGGTTCACGCGCGGCTGGGAAGCTGGGCAAGGGCCGCCTGGGCCTGGCATGACCTCCAGGGCGCCAAGTTCGCCCGCTTCGGCGACAACATGCGCGACGTGGCCGTGACGGAAGGGGACAAGGTGAGCGCCGAAATGCGCTTCGGCTTCGCGGTGAACGCCTTTCCCGTGGGCGACCTGGCCGAGCGGGTGAACGCGGCGACCGAAGGAGAGGTGGACGCCCTGATCCAGACTTACCTCAGCGAGTACGAGGTGGCGACCGAGTTGCAACCTGGCGGCGAGCGCCACTCGTCACTGCGCGACGGGGCCCGCATCGAACTCGGCCTGCGCGCCTTTTTAGAGGAGGGCGGCTTCAAGGGCTTTACCGACAACTTTCAAGACCTGCACGGCCTGAAGCAGCTTCCCGGCCTCGCCACGCAAAGGCTGATGGCCGATGGTTACGGCTTCGGCGGCGAGGGCGACTGGAAGACGGCGGCCCTGGTCCGCGCGATGAAGGTGATGGCGCAGGGGTTAGAGGGCGGCACCTCCTTCATGGAGGACTACACCTACCACCTGGAACCGGGCAACCATCAGGTGCTGGGCGCCCACATGCTGGAGGTCTGCCCCACCATCGCGGCCTCGAAACCCCGCCTGGAAGTCCATCCCCTCGGTATCGGCGGGAAGGAGGACCCGGTGCGGCTGGTGTTCGACGCTTCAGTTGGGCGGGCGATCAACGTCTCCCTGATGGACCTGGGCAATCGCTTCCGCTTCCTCGTGAACGAGGTGGAGGCGGTGGACCACCCGGAACTGCCGAAACTGCCGGTGGCCCGCGCGGTCTGGGAATGCCAGCCGGACTTCAAGACGGCCTGCGCGGCGTGGATTTATGCGGGCGGGGCGCATCACACCGGGTACAGCTCCGCGGTGACGACGGAGATGATCGAGGACTTCGCGGCCATCGCCGGGGTCGAGCTGGTGGTGATCGACGCCCACACCCGGCTGCGCGAGTTCCGGCAGAACCTGCGGCTGAACGACCTGTACTACGTTCTCGCCCAGGGGCTACGGGCATGA